Part of the Brevibacillus brevis genome is shown below.
ATGGCATGTATGCGATCGGGATTATCCTTCTGATCGGCGTTTTTCAAACCAAGCCGATCAACAACGCGACGAGCTGGTACGACCTCGGCCCGATTTTGCTTCAGCCGTCGGAGCCGATGAAGCTGTTTACCATATTGGCGGTCGCCAGATTCATGGCGAAGCGCGCGGATGATCCGGATCGCTTCTACTACTTTTACAAGCTGATCCCGGTCGCGGCGCTGGTCGGAGTGCCGCTCTTGTTGATCTTGCTTCAGCCCGACCTGGGTACGGCGCTGGTCTACACCGGAATGCTCGCGACGATGATGATCGTCGGCGGTATTCGGCTCAAGCACGTGCTGTATGTAGCCGGTCTGGTGGGCGGCTTTTTCGCTGGCATGACGCTGTTGTATCAGTACAAACAAGATATTTTCTTCAAGATTATCAAGCCGTATCAATGGGACCGGATCGTCTTCTGGATGGACCCGGACCTCGACGCGATGGGAAAAGGGTTTCAGCTCAAACAGGCCCTTATCGCGATCGGTTCCGGACAGCTGTTCGGGAAAGGAATCAATACGCCCACGCAGGCGAGCTTCGGCTGGGTGCCGGTCGGGGAGAGCGACTTTATCTTCACAGTCATCGCCGAGAAGCTGGGATTTGTCGGCGCAGGACTGCTGATGATCCTGTTCTTCTTCCTGATCTACCGGATGATTCGCATCGCGATGGAGGCAAAAGACCCATTCGGCTCCTATGTCGTGTCCGGGGTGGTCGGGATGCTGACATTCCAGATTTTCGAGAACATCGGCATGACCATTCAGCTGATGCCGATCACCGGGATCCCGCTGCCGTTCATCAGTTACGGGGGCAGCTCGCTCGTGACGAACTTCCTGATCATTGGGGTTGTACTGAATATCGGGATGCGCAAGGACAAGCTGCGATTTGACTAAAAGCGTGACAAACGGAAATCAGTGTGATAAAATCATCCTAAGTTAACCATTTTTACAAGTTACAGTGTTTGATGGATTGGTTATGGAGTCGTACCACCTGCGAGTGACGAAGCCATTTGTCAATCTCAGCGTTGTACGGCTTTTTTCCTTGACGCAAAAAGCTTTTCTGTAAAAAACGGTTGACGCTACACTTATACGCCTCGTAGGGCGTAATGTTCAGGGAGGTTTTGTTTCATGCAACAAGGTATCGTAAAATGGTTCAATGCAGAAAAAGGATACGGTTTCATCCAAGTTGAGGGTGGAGACGACGTATTCGTACATTACAGCGCGATCCAGTCAGAAGGTTTCAAATCTCTGGACGAAGGTCAAAAGGTTGAGTTCGAAATCGTACAAGGTAGCCGTGGACCTCAAGCTGCTAGCGTAACCAAACTGTAAACTTCGGCAGATTATAGACAGTCTCTCCATGAGAGACTGTCTTTTTTGTTGGGTTCCGGCGGAAGCAAATCGCTTGATTGACAGGAAAAGGGGCGAGTCCGGATCTGCACGGGCGGGACGTCATAAAGCAGGTAGACAAGTCATAGGATGTTACAAAGGCTTGGCCTGCGGAGGGATGAGGATGTTTCGTGAAGTGGATCGAGTAAAGGAAAGAAGAAGGGAGCGGTTGGAGCGCATCCGCTTGCAGTCGCGGGATAGTTTTTCCCCTTTTGTGGACGATTGGAAGGATCCGATCGAGCCGACACCTGAGCCGTATGCTTTCTCGCTGCGGGACGACGACACCGTGAATTCGCGCCACCCGCACGAGAAGTGGGGGATCCAGATTCTCGCATCCATTCTGCTGGTCGGCGCAGCGTATGTCCTGTTTCAGACTTCCCTGATTCCCGTGACGTGGAAAAATTCAGCGCGCGAGGTCATGACGCGCGATTTTAATTTTTCCGGCGTTGCCGATTGGTACGAGGCCCGCTTCGGCTCCTTGCCGACGCTCTTGCCTTCGCTGAATGGCCCCACCGCCGTTCCCGCTGCGGGGAGCAGCAAAGTAGCAGCCGGCTGGAAGCTGCCGGCGTCGTGGAGAATCGTGAAGAACTTCGAACCGCAAAGCGCCAAAGTCGTGCTGGACACGGGAATCGGTGGACAGGTACTCATCGGAGAGACAGGATGGGTGACTTTTGTCGGAGAAAAGCCGGGGTACGGAACGACCGTGATCGTGCGGTTAACGAAGGGCCGCGAAGTTTGGCTGGGCAATCTGGACAACGTGAAGGTGGCGAAAGATGACGTCTTGCAGGCCGGGCAGGAAATCGGGACGGCACGCGCGGTCAATCAAACGTCGCGGCATCTTTATTTGGGAGTCAAGCAGGAGGAACAGTTTGTCAACCCGCTGGATGTGATCCCGTTTGAGTAAGGACGGCTGGTTCGGCATTCGCATACGCATCCATCTGCTGTTTTGGGCGGTGATTGGCCTGTCAGTGATGACAGGCCATTTTTTGGAGGTACTTTCGCTGTTTGTCATCGTGCTGATTCATGAAATCGGCCACGTAGCGATGGCTCGCGAATTGGGCTGGAGGGTGACAGAGGTCCAGCTCCTGCCGTTTGGCGGCGTGGCGACCATGGAGGAAGCCTATGCGACGGATCCGCTGGATGAGATTGTCATAGCACTGGCGGGTCCTTTTTTAAACGTGGTGATGATGGCGGTTTCTTATGTATGCTGGTACGTCGGGGCATGGACGGAGGAATGGGCGCGTTTTTTTCTGGTAAGCAACGTGACGATCGCGCTGTTCAATCTGCTGCCGATCTGGCCCCTGGACGGGGGCAGAATCGTCCAGGCGGTCATGTGCTGGTTCATGCCGTATCGCAAGGCAGCCCTTCTCTCCATGACAGGCAGCACCTTGCTCGCGGGTCTCATGGTCGGCTTGTCCGGCCTCGAGCTCAAGATCAATGTGCTCGTGAT
Proteins encoded:
- a CDS encoding FtsW/RodA/SpoVE family cell cycle protein, producing the protein MDLEKRHLKTVDWTIIMIMAGLGVFSYLGIAGSAAGVDKAQQQVIWYIVGFIVLGGTLLFDYRLFFNLSYGMYAIGIILLIGVFQTKPINNATSWYDLGPILLQPSEPMKLFTILAVARFMAKRADDPDRFYYFYKLIPVAALVGVPLLLILLQPDLGTALVYTGMLATMMIVGGIRLKHVLYVAGLVGGFFAGMTLLYQYKQDIFFKIIKPYQWDRIVFWMDPDLDAMGKGFQLKQALIAIGSGQLFGKGINTPTQASFGWVPVGESDFIFTVIAEKLGFVGAGLLMILFFFLIYRMIRIAMEAKDPFGSYVVSGVVGMLTFQIFENIGMTIQLMPITGIPLPFISYGGSSLVTNFLIIGVVLNIGMRKDKLRFD
- a CDS encoding cold-shock protein → MQQGIVKWFNAEKGYGFIQVEGGDDVFVHYSAIQSEGFKSLDEGQKVEFEIVQGSRGPQAASVTKL
- a CDS encoding M23 family metallopeptidase codes for the protein MFREVDRVKERRRERLERIRLQSRDSFSPFVDDWKDPIEPTPEPYAFSLRDDDTVNSRHPHEKWGIQILASILLVGAAYVLFQTSLIPVTWKNSAREVMTRDFNFSGVADWYEARFGSLPTLLPSLNGPTAVPAAGSSKVAAGWKLPASWRIVKNFEPQSAKVVLDTGIGGQVLIGETGWVTFVGEKPGYGTTVIVRLTKGREVWLGNLDNVKVAKDDVLQAGQEIGTARAVNQTSRHLYLGVKQEEQFVNPLDVIPFE
- a CDS encoding M50 family metallopeptidase, which translates into the protein MSKDGWFGIRIRIHLLFWAVIGLSVMTGHFLEVLSLFVIVLIHEIGHVAMARELGWRVTEVQLLPFGGVATMEEAYATDPLDEIVIALAGPFLNVVMMAVSYVCWYVGAWTEEWARFFLVSNVTIALFNLLPIWPLDGGRIVQAVMCWFMPYRKAALLSMTGSTLLAGLMVGLSGLELKINVLVIGLYLLAVNIQAFLRFPYQFFRFLMEKYVRHAEENSIHAVSVHPSESVLEVSHKLRRGCSHLFYVQGTGLLAEEQLLHALLFEQRHDEAVGRLV